One Bubalus bubalis isolate 160015118507 breed Murrah chromosome 10, NDDB_SH_1, whole genome shotgun sequence genomic window carries:
- the LOC112587300 gene encoding uncharacterized protein LOC112587300, producing MPATYKNLRLIDPEFRIRLRCAQVRRRTCRGQRTPPRETADRVTGDPEPHASFQRGVGPGWRRGGAGRAHSCGVERSGRRGSGTATAPNRECILSTEATAPQAQPYLETRQDTGDAPTPPSALSSGAHFRFPSRDRPAHERAGPAKPAGRRRERHAQAPESAWRRRLRLRARCLGNRAELPRSGSRLARLPHAYPLVLWAVQRLYARSGSYGAVWHESAEMMG from the exons GCGCTCAAGTTCGGAGACGCACGTGCAGAGGTCAGAGGACGCCTCCCCGAGAGACAGCAGACAGGGTCACCGGGGACCCGGAACCACACGCCTCTTTCCAGAGAGGGGTCGGGCCAGGGTGGCGCCGGGGGGGAGCAGGCAGGGCGCACAGCTGTGGGGTCGAGCGGTCAGGGAGACGCGGCTCAGGGACCGCGACGGCGCCGAATCGCGAGTGCATCCTCAGCACCGAGGCGACAGCCCCGCAGGCCCAGCCCTACCTAGAGACGCGCCAGGACACCGGAGACGCGCCCACGCCGCCCTCGGCCCTCAGCAGCGGTGCGCACTTCCGCTTCCCGTCGCGAGACCGCCCCGCCCACGAGAGGGCGGGACCTGCGAAGCCGGCCGGGAGGCGCCGGGAGCGCCACGCGCAGGCGCCTGAGAGCGCGTGGCGGCGCCGGCTCCGGCTCCGCGCCCGTTGCCTCGGAAACCGCGCTGAGCTTCCGAGGTCGGGGTCACGACTCGCTCGGCTTCCGCATGCGTATCCGTTGGTGCTGTGGGCGGTGCAGCGGTTGTACGCTAGGTCGGGGTCGTATGGCGCAGTTTGGCATGAGAGCGCTGAGATGATGGG ATGA
- the DLL1 gene encoding delta-like protein 1 has translation MGGRCALALAVLSALLCQVWSSGVFELKLQEFVNKKGLLGNRNCCRGGAGPPPCACRTFFRVCLKHYQASVSPEPPCTYGSAVTPVLGIDSFSLPDGAGADPAFSNPIRFPFGFTWPGTFSLIIEALHTDSPDDLATENPERLISRLATQRHLAVGEEWSQDLHSSGRTDLKYSYRFVCDEHYFGEGCSVFCRPRDDAFGHFTCGERGEKVCNPGWKGQYCTEPICLPGCDEQHGFCDKPGECKCRVGWQGRYCDQCIRYPGCLHGTCRQPWQCNCQEGWGGLFCNQDLNYCTHHKPCRNGATCTNTGQGSYTCSCRPGYTGANCETEVDECSTGPCRNGGSCTDLENSYSCTCPPGFYGRVCELSAMVCADGPCFNGGRCSDNPEGGYTCRCPGGFSGFNCEKKMDSCSSSPCSNGAQCVDLGDAYVCRCQAGFSGRHCDNNVDDCASSPCAHGGTCRDGVNEYSCTCPPGYTGRNCSAPISRCEHAPCHNGATCHERAFRYLCECARGYGGPNCQFLLPEPPPGPVVVDLTEKYVEGQAGPFPWVAVGAGVVLVLTLLLGCAATVVCVRLRLQKRRPPADPCRGETETMNNLANRQREKDISVSVIGATQIKNTNKKADFHVEPGAEKNGLVARDSAVGYNLLQGLKGASATAGPHSMRDAKGQPQGSAGEEKGTPTLRGGEASERKRPDSVYSASKDTQYQSVYQSVYQSVCVMSEEQDECVIATEV, from the exons ATGGGCGGGCGGTGCGCCCTGGCCCTCGCCGTACTCTCGGCCCTGCTGTGCCAG GTCTGGAGCTCCGGGGTGTTCGAACTGAAGCTGCAGGAGTTCGTCAACAAGAAGGGGCTGCTGGGGAACCGCAACTGCTGCCGCGGGGGTGCGGGGCCGCCGCCGTGCGCCTGCAGGACCTTCTTCCGCGTGTGCCTCAAGCACTACCAGGCCAGCGTGTCCCCCGAGCCGCCCTGCACCTACGGCAGCGCCGTCACCCCGGTGCTGGGCATCGACTCCTTCAGCCTCCCGGACGGCGCGGGCGCGGACCCCGCCTTCAGCAACCCCATCCGCTTCCCCTTTGGCTTCACCTGGCCG ggaaccttctctCTGATCATTGAAGCTCTCCACACAGATTCTCCTGATGACCTTGCAACAG AGAACCCAGAAAGACTTATCAGCCGCCTGGCCACACAGAGGCACCTGGCGGTTGGGGAGGAGTGGTCCCAGGACCTGCACAGCAGCGGCCGCACAGACCTCAAGTACTCCTACCGCTTTGTGTGTGATGAGCACTACTTCGGGGAAGGCTGCTCCGTCTTCTGCCGCCCCCGAGATGACGCCTTTGGACACTTCACCTGcggggagagaggggagaaagTCTGCAACCCTGGCTGGAAGGGCCAGTACTGCACAGAAC CCATCTGTTTGCCAGGGTGCGATGAGCAGCACGGATTTTGTGACAAGCCAGGGGAATGCAA GTGCAGAGTGGGCTGGCAGGGCCGGTACTGCGACCAGTGCATCCGGTACCCAGGCTGTCTCCACGGCACCTGCCGGCAGCCCTGGCAGTGCAACTGCCAGGAGGGCTGGGGGGGCCTTTTCTGCAACCAGG ACCTCAACTACTGCACGCACCATAAGCCCTGCAGGAACGGGGCCACCTGCACCAACACGGGCCAAGGGAGCTACACATGCTCGTGCCGGCCTGGGTACACGGGGGCCAACTGTGAGACGGAGGTGGACGAGTGCAGCACGGGGCCTTGCAGGAACGGAGGGAGCTGCACG GACCTTGAGAACAGCTACTCCTGCACCTGCCCACCTGGCTTCTACGGCAGGGTCTGCGAGCTGAGTGCCATGGTGTGTGCCGATGGCCCCTGCTTCAACGGGGGCCGGTGCTCCGACAACCCCGAGGGCGGGTACACCTGCCGCTGCCCTGGGGGCTTCTCCGGCTTTAACTGTGAGAAGAAGATGGATTCCTGCAGTTCCTCGCCTTGTTCCAATG GTGCTCAATGCGTGGACCTCGGCGATGCTTACGTCTGCCGCTGCCAGGCCGGCTTCTCCGGGAGGCACTGTGACAACAACGTGGACGACTGTGCCTCCTCCCCATGTGCCCATGGGGGCACCTGCCGGGACGGCGTGAACGAGTACTCCTGCACCTGCCCCCCCGGGTACACGGGCAGGAACTGCAGTGCCCCCATCAGCAGGTGTGAGCACGCGCCCTGCCACAACGGGGCCACCTGCCACGAGCGGGCCTTCCGCTACCTGTGTGAGTGTGCCCGGGGCTACGGGGGCCCCAACTGCCAGTTCCTGCTCCCCGAGCCGCCCCCGGGCCCCGTGGTGGTGGACCTCACAGAGAAGTACGTGGAGGGCCAGGCCGGCCCGTTCCCCTGGGTGGCCGTCGGGGCGGGCGTGGTGCTGGTCCTCACGCTGCTGCTGGGCTGCGCCGCCACGGTGGTCTGCGTGCGGCTGAGGCTGCAGAAGCGCCGGCCCCCTGCAGACCCCTGCCGGGGGGAGACGGAGACCATGAACAACCTGGCCAACCGCCAGCGGGAGAAGGACATCTCTGTCAGCGTCATCGGGGCCACGCAGATCAAGAACACCAACAAGAAGGCAGACTTCCACGTGGAGCCCGGCGCGGAGAAAAACGGCCTCGTGGCCCGGGACTCTGCTGTGGGCTACAACCTGCTGCAGGGCCTTAAGGGTGCCTCAGCCACAGCGGGGCCCCACAGCATGCGCGATGCCAAGGGCCAGCCCCAAGGCTCTgcaggggaggagaagggcaccCCGACACTCAGAGG TGGAGAAGCGTCTGAAAGAAAAAGGCCAGACTCCGTGTACTCTGCTTCAAAAGACACACAGTACCAGTCTGTGTACCAGTCTGTGTACCAGTCTGTGTGCGTCATGTCCGAGGAGCAGGACGAGTGTGTCATCGCGACTGAG GTGTGA